A section of the Pristiophorus japonicus isolate sPriJap1 chromosome 4, sPriJap1.hap1, whole genome shotgun sequence genome encodes:
- the LOC139262992 gene encoding D(1) dopamine receptor-like, with protein sequence MRLNTTTMDGGSIDAEKDSSFRILTGCFLSLLILSTLLGNTLVCVAVVRFRHLRSKVTNFFVISLAVSDLLVAVLVMPWKAVSEIAGYWPFGSFCNIWVAFDIMCSTASILNLCVISVDRYWAISSPFRYERKMTPKVAFVMISVAWTLSVLISFIPVQLDWHKAKTTTLLDYNTSAQHPGDNCDSSLNRTYAISSSLISFYIPVAIMIVTYTRIYRIAQKQIRRISALERAAVHAKNCQSNRSSASNADMQQPENSFKMSFKRETKVLKTLSVIMGVFVCCWLPFFILNCIVPFCEAQARSSRAPLPCVSGSTFDVFVWFGWANSSLNPIIYAFNEDFRKAFSTLLGCDSFCNSNAVETVTIHNGVSAYNPGGSLDKMENCVYLIPHSVPCTQENPADPNRCAKLSPASQHGAVSLLSSNGDYETDVSLEKIIPITQNGQHNT encoded by the coding sequence ATGAGGCTGAACACGACCACCATGGACGGGGGCTCGATAGATGCTGAAAAGGACTCCTCGTTTCGCATACTGACAGGCTGTTTCCTCTCCTTGTTGATCCTTTCCACGCTTTTGGGGAACACTCTAGTCTGCGTGGCTGTGGTCAGATTTCGCCATCTCAGATCGAAAGTCACCAATTTTTTCGTGATCTCGCTGGCTGTGTCCGACCTCTTGGTGGCCGTCTTGGTGATGCCCTGGAAGGCTGTGAGTGAGATCGCGGGCTATTGGCCATTTGGTTCATTCTGCAACATCTGGGTAGCATTTGACATAATGTGCTCCACGGCCTCTATCCTCAATCTGTGTGTCATTAGCGTGGACAGATACTGGGCCATCTCCAGTCCATTCCGCTACGAACGCAAAATGACACCCAAAGTAGCTTTTGTGATGATCAGCGTGGCATGGACCCTCTCAGTCCTGATTTCCTTTATACCAGTGCAGCTGGACTGGCACAAGGCTAAAACCACCACCTTATTGGATTACAACACCAGTGCCCAGCACCCAGGGGACAACTGCGACTCCAGCCTCAACAGGACCTACGCCATCTCCTCGTCCCTGATTAGTTTTTATATCCCAGTGGCCATCATGATCGTCACCTACACCAGGATCTACCGAATCGCCCAAAAGCAGATCCGGCGTATCTCGGCCCTGGAGAGAGCCGCCGTGCACGCCAAGAACTGCCAGAGCAATAGGAGCAGCGCCAGCAACGCGGACATGCAGCAGCCCGAGAACTCCTTCAAAATGTCTTTCAAGAGAGAGACCAAAGTCTTAAAGACCCTGTCGGTGATCATGGGGGTCTTCGTATGCTGCTGGCTGCCCTTCTTCATCCTCAATTGCATCGTGCCCTTTTGCGAGGCCCAAGCCCGCAGCAGCAGGGCGCCCTTGCCCTGTGTCAGCGGCAGCACTTTCGATGTATTTGTCTGGTTCGGGTGGGCCAACTCCTCCCTCAACCCCATTATCTACGCCTTCAACGAAGATTTCCGCAAGGCCTTCTCCACCCTGTTGGGCTGCGACTCTTTCTGCAACAGCAACGCGGTGGAGACAGTCACCATCCACAACGGGGTGTCCGCCTACAACCCCGGGGGATCCCTGGATAAAATGGAGAACTGCGTCTACCTGATCCCGCATTCGGTGCCGTGCACTCAGGAAAACCCAGCGGATCCCAACCGCTGCGCTAAGCTTTCCCCCGCCTCCCAGCACGGGGCAGTCAGCCTTCTGTCCAGCAATGGAGACTATGAGACAGACGTGTCGTTGGAAAAAATCATCCCAATTACCCAAAACGGCCAACACAACACCTGA